A stretch of the Streptomyces venezuelae genome encodes the following:
- a CDS encoding branched-chain amino acid aminotransferase, whose protein sequence is MTITFTIEPADPLPAAERAARLEAPAFGEVFSDHMVSIDWDRERGWHDARLHPYGPLVLDPSAQVFHYGQEVFEGMKAYRRPDGTVATFRPYANAARFNRSCERMAMPALPEETFVEALELLVTADRDWVPEQQGHSLYLRPFMIATQHTIGFYGPSAAYRFMVIASPAASYFTAGAKPLTVWLSRDYTRAAPGGTGEAKCGGNYAGTLVAQAQAREQGCDQVVWLDSAERRWVDEMGTSNLFFVYGSKLVTPELSGTLLAGITRDSVLALAAELGYEAEEGRISVEQWRADAESGALTEVFSCGTSSMITSVGFVRSADGDWTIGGGEPGPVTTRLHAELTGIQTGLRPDPFGWVHKIA, encoded by the coding sequence ATGACCATCACCTTCACCATCGAACCGGCCGACCCGCTGCCCGCCGCCGAGCGGGCCGCCCGCCTGGAGGCACCCGCCTTCGGCGAGGTGTTCTCCGACCACATGGTCAGCATCGACTGGGACCGGGAACGCGGCTGGCACGACGCCCGTCTGCACCCCTACGGCCCGCTGGTCCTCGACCCCTCGGCCCAGGTCTTCCACTACGGCCAGGAGGTCTTCGAGGGCATGAAGGCCTACCGCCGTCCGGACGGGACCGTGGCCACCTTCCGCCCGTACGCCAACGCAGCCCGGTTCAACCGCTCCTGTGAGCGGATGGCCATGCCGGCCCTGCCGGAGGAGACCTTCGTCGAGGCGCTGGAACTGCTGGTGACCGCCGACCGCGACTGGGTCCCGGAGCAGCAGGGGCACAGCCTCTACCTGCGCCCCTTCATGATCGCGACGCAGCACACGATCGGTTTCTACGGGCCGTCCGCCGCCTACCGGTTCATGGTGATCGCCTCGCCCGCGGCCTCCTACTTCACGGCGGGGGCCAAGCCGCTGACCGTCTGGCTGTCCCGGGACTACACGCGGGCCGCGCCCGGCGGGACCGGTGAGGCCAAGTGCGGCGGCAACTACGCGGGCACCCTGGTCGCCCAGGCGCAGGCCCGGGAGCAGGGCTGCGACCAGGTGGTGTGGCTGGACTCGGCGGAGCGCCGCTGGGTGGACGAGATGGGCACCAGCAACCTCTTCTTCGTCTACGGCTCGAAGCTGGTCACCCCGGAACTGTCGGGCACCCTGCTGGCGGGCATCACCCGGGACTCGGTCCTGGCCCTGGCGGCCGAACTCGGCTACGAGGCCGAGGAGGGCCGGATCAGCGTGGAGCAGTGGCGGGCCGACGCGGAGTCGGGAGCGCTGACCGAGGTGTTCTCCTGCGGGACCTCCTCCATGATCACCTCGGTCGGTTTCGTACGCAGCGCAGACGGCGACTGGACGATCGGCGGCGGGGAGCCCGGCCCGGTCACCACGCGTCTGCACGCCGAGCTGACGGGAATTCAGACCGGGCTCCGGCCCGACCCGTTCGGCTGGGTCCACAAGATCGCCTGA
- a CDS encoding helix-turn-helix domain-containing protein, with protein MPDADPALKPPLEMIAASLRAERVRAGLSLTEVARRAGLAKSTLSQLESGAGNPSLETLWALCVALEIPFSRLLAASRPQVQVIRAGQGPAVDSAQSAYRATLLAASPPGARRDVYSIAAEPGPQRSSAAHLPGVVEHVVISSGRAMVGTADEPVELHPGDYICYPADVAHVFQALEPGTTAVLVSEHH; from the coding sequence ATGCCCGATGCCGATCCCGCCCTCAAGCCCCCGCTCGAAATGATTGCCGCGTCCCTGCGGGCGGAGCGGGTACGGGCCGGGCTCTCCCTCACCGAGGTGGCCCGCCGGGCCGGACTGGCCAAGTCCACGCTCTCGCAGCTGGAATCAGGCGCCGGAAACCCCAGCCTGGAGACGCTGTGGGCGCTGTGCGTGGCCCTGGAGATCCCGTTCTCCCGGCTGCTCGCCGCCTCCAGGCCGCAGGTCCAGGTGATCCGCGCGGGCCAGGGGCCTGCGGTGGACTCCGCGCAGAGCGCCTACCGCGCGACCCTGCTCGCCGCCTCACCGCCCGGCGCCCGGCGCGACGTGTACAGCATCGCGGCCGAACCCGGGCCCCAGCGCTCCTCCGCCGCGCACCTGCCCGGAGTGGTGGAGCACGTGGTCATCAGCTCCGGCCGGGCCATGGTGGGCACCGCCGACGAACCGGTCGAGCTGCACCCGGGGGACTACATCTGCTACCCGGCCGATGTGGCGCACGTCTTCCAGGCACTGGAGCCCGGGACCACGGCCGTGCTCGTCTCCGAACACCACTGA
- a CDS encoding AzlD domain-containing protein — MSDAVPVVPALAAMLALAGGTFLLRLSGPALRARVTFPQRAEKLLEVSAVVLLAALAATSALAEGADFAGVARPAGVAVGGVLAWRKAPFLVVVLAAAGTAALLRLAGVP; from the coding sequence ATGAGCGACGCCGTACCCGTGGTGCCGGCCCTGGCCGCGATGCTGGCCCTGGCGGGCGGCACCTTCCTGCTCCGCCTCTCCGGCCCGGCGCTGCGTGCCAGGGTCACCTTTCCGCAGCGGGCGGAGAAGTTGCTGGAGGTTTCCGCGGTCGTCCTGCTCGCCGCCCTCGCCGCCACATCGGCACTCGCCGAGGGCGCCGACTTCGCGGGTGTGGCCCGGCCCGCCGGCGTCGCCGTCGGCGGCGTACTCGCCTGGCGCAAGGCGCCGTTCCTGGTGGTGGTGCTCGCCGCCGCGGGTACCGCGGCACTGCTGCGCCTGGCCGGAGTCCCGTAG
- a CDS encoding acyl-CoA carboxylase subunit beta, with protein sequence MTVQQKSPRRAPQPGNDARGRVAELHATREAAFRGPSDRATEAQHAKGKLTARERIELLLDPGSFNEIEQLRRHRAVGFGIEERRPHTDGVITGWGTVEGRTVFVYAHDFRIFGGALGEAHAEKIHKIMDMAIAAGAPLVSLNDGAGARIQEGVSALAGYGGIFRRNVRASGVIPQISVILGPCAGGSAYSPALTDFVFMVRGTSQMFITGPDVVRAVTGEDVTQERLGGADVHAELSGVCHFAYEDEWTCLDEVRYLLSLLPSNNQQEPPAPTATDPEDRYCDALLSLVPAEGKLPYDMRKVIEEIVDHGDFLEVHERWAPNILCGLARLGGQPVGIVANQPVSLAGVLDIRASEKAARFVRMCDAFNIPLLSLVDVPGFLPGVDQEHGGVIRHGAKLLYAYCEATVPRISLVLRKAYGGAYIVMDSRSIGADLSYAWPTNEIAVMGAEGAANVIFRREIAAADDPQATRDRMVKDYRSELMHPYYAAERGLVDDVIDPADTRSVLIRSFRMLRTKHAEQPNRKHANTPL encoded by the coding sequence ATGACCGTCCAGCAGAAATCCCCCCGCCGGGCGCCGCAGCCGGGCAACGACGCCCGCGGGCGGGTGGCGGAGCTGCACGCGACCCGGGAGGCGGCCTTCCGGGGCCCCAGCGACCGGGCGACCGAAGCCCAGCACGCCAAGGGCAAGCTGACCGCCCGCGAACGCATCGAACTGCTGCTGGACCCCGGGTCGTTCAACGAGATCGAGCAGCTGCGCAGGCACCGGGCCGTCGGCTTCGGCATCGAGGAGCGCCGGCCCCACACCGACGGTGTGATCACCGGCTGGGGCACGGTCGAGGGCCGGACCGTGTTCGTGTACGCCCACGACTTCCGGATCTTCGGCGGTGCCCTCGGCGAGGCGCACGCGGAGAAGATTCACAAGATCATGGACATGGCCATCGCGGCCGGCGCCCCGCTGGTCTCCCTCAACGACGGCGCCGGCGCCCGTATCCAGGAGGGCGTCTCCGCGCTCGCCGGCTACGGCGGCATCTTCCGCCGCAACGTCCGGGCCTCCGGGGTGATCCCGCAGATCTCGGTGATCCTCGGACCGTGCGCCGGCGGGTCCGCCTACTCTCCCGCACTCACCGACTTCGTCTTCATGGTCCGCGGCACCTCGCAGATGTTCATCACCGGACCGGACGTGGTCCGTGCGGTGACCGGCGAGGACGTCACCCAGGAGCGGCTCGGCGGCGCCGACGTGCACGCGGAGCTGTCCGGGGTGTGCCACTTCGCGTACGAGGACGAGTGGACCTGCCTCGACGAGGTCCGCTACCTGCTGTCCCTGCTGCCCTCGAACAACCAGCAGGAACCGCCCGCCCCCACGGCCACCGACCCCGAGGACCGGTACTGCGACGCCCTGCTGTCCCTGGTGCCGGCCGAGGGCAAGCTGCCCTATGACATGCGCAAGGTCATCGAGGAGATCGTCGACCACGGAGACTTCCTGGAAGTCCACGAGCGCTGGGCGCCCAACATCCTGTGCGGGCTGGCCCGGCTGGGCGGCCAGCCCGTCGGCATCGTCGCCAACCAGCCGGTGTCGCTGGCGGGCGTCCTGGACATCCGGGCCAGCGAAAAGGCGGCCCGCTTCGTGCGGATGTGCGACGCCTTCAACATCCCGCTGCTGTCCCTGGTGGACGTGCCCGGGTTCCTGCCGGGGGTGGACCAGGAGCACGGCGGGGTCATCCGGCACGGCGCGAAGCTTCTCTACGCGTACTGCGAGGCCACCGTCCCGCGGATCTCCCTGGTCCTGCGGAAGGCGTACGGCGGCGCGTACATCGTGATGGACTCCCGCTCCATCGGCGCGGACCTGTCGTACGCCTGGCCGACGAACGAGATCGCGGTGATGGGAGCCGAGGGCGCCGCCAACGTCATCTTCCGCCGGGAGATCGCCGCGGCCGACGACCCGCAGGCGACCCGGGACCGGATGGTCAAGGACTACCGCTCGGAGCTGATGCACCCCTACTACGCGGCCGAGCGCGGCCTGGTGGACGACGTGATCGACCCCGCCGACACCCGGTCGGTGCTGATCCGCTCCTTCCGGATGCTGCGCACCAAGCACGCGGAGCAGCCCAACCGCAAACACGCCAACACCCCGCTGTGA
- a CDS encoding AzlC family ABC transporter permease, translating into MRSIWRTLDRGPLRDIALVCLAVGVIGVSYGAVSVTAGFAWWFPVLMGALVLAASSEFLFVGIIAAGGSPIAALLAGLLVNARHLPFGLAVPDVLGRGWRRMLGTHLMNDETVVFAIAQDGLPRKRAAYWACGLGILVCWPAGAALGALLGSVVEDTGTLGLDAMFPAVIVALILPALKERALRRTALAGCALALAAVAFLPAGLPVLVALAALPLFVILSARQDGSNPSDPSDPSGPADPADPAESCDSAEGAVR; encoded by the coding sequence ATGCGTTCGATATGGAGAACATTGGACCGGGGTCCGTTACGCGACATCGCCCTCGTCTGCCTGGCCGTCGGCGTCATCGGCGTCTCGTACGGCGCCGTCTCGGTCACCGCCGGCTTCGCCTGGTGGTTCCCCGTCCTGATGGGCGCGCTCGTCCTCGCCGCGTCGTCGGAGTTCCTGTTCGTCGGGATCATCGCGGCCGGCGGCAGCCCGATCGCCGCGCTCCTGGCCGGTCTCCTGGTCAACGCCCGCCACCTGCCGTTCGGCTTGGCGGTCCCCGATGTGCTGGGGCGCGGCTGGCGGCGGATGCTCGGCACGCACCTGATGAACGACGAGACGGTCGTCTTCGCCATCGCCCAGGACGGCCTGCCGCGCAAGCGGGCCGCGTACTGGGCCTGCGGCCTCGGCATCCTGGTCTGCTGGCCGGCCGGCGCCGCCCTCGGGGCGCTGCTCGGAAGCGTGGTGGAGGACACCGGGACCCTGGGTCTGGACGCCATGTTCCCCGCGGTGATCGTGGCGCTGATCCTGCCCGCCCTCAAGGAGCGGGCCCTGCGGCGGACCGCGCTGGCGGGTTGCGCCCTGGCCCTGGCGGCGGTCGCGTTCCTGCCGGCCGGCCTGCCCGTCCTGGTCGCGCTCGCCGCGCTGCCGCTGTTCGTGATCCTGTCGGCCCGGCAGGACGGGTCCAACCCTTCTGATCCTTCTGATCCTTCTGGCCCTGCCGATCCTGCCGATCCTGCCGAGTCCTGTGATTCAGCCGAAGGGGCCGTCCGATGA
- the fabG gene encoding 3-oxoacyl-[acyl-carrier-protein] reductase: MSRSVLVTGGNRGIGLAVARAFAEAGDRVAVTYRTGEPPAELKELGCLAVTCDVTDADAVERAFGEVEEAHGPVEVLVANAGITRDRLLMRMSEEDFTDVLDTNLTGVFRVVRQAAGEMLMARRGRIVLVSSVVGLLGSAGQANYAASKAGLVGFARSVARELGARGITCNVVAPGFVETDMTRALSEEQRAAMLDRVPLARGAHADEIAAAVQYLASEGAAYVTGAVLPVDGGLGMGH; encoded by the coding sequence ATGAGCCGTTCGGTCCTGGTCACCGGCGGGAACCGGGGCATCGGCCTCGCGGTGGCGCGCGCGTTCGCCGAGGCGGGCGACCGGGTCGCGGTGACGTACCGCACCGGCGAGCCGCCCGCGGAGCTCAAGGAACTGGGGTGCCTCGCCGTCACCTGCGACGTCACCGACGCCGACGCGGTGGAGCGGGCGTTCGGGGAGGTCGAGGAGGCGCACGGGCCGGTGGAGGTGCTGGTGGCGAACGCCGGCATCACCCGTGACCGGCTGCTGATGCGGATGTCCGAGGAGGACTTCACCGACGTCCTCGACACCAACCTGACCGGTGTCTTCCGGGTGGTCCGGCAGGCCGCGGGGGAGATGCTGATGGCCCGGCGGGGCCGGATCGTGCTGGTCTCCTCGGTGGTGGGCCTGCTCGGCTCGGCGGGGCAGGCCAACTACGCGGCCTCCAAGGCCGGCCTGGTCGGATTCGCCCGGTCGGTGGCGCGCGAGCTCGGCGCCCGCGGGATCACCTGCAATGTGGTGGCGCCGGGCTTTGTCGAGACGGACATGACCCGGGCGCTGAGCGAGGAGCAGCGGGCCGCCATGCTGGACCGGGTGCCGCTGGCCCGCGGGGCCCACGCGGACGAGATCGCCGCGGCCGTGCAGTACCTGGCCTCCGAGGGCGCCGCGTACGTCACCGGCGCCGTGCTGCCGGTCGACGGCGGACTGGGCATGGGCCACTGA
- a CDS encoding helix-turn-helix domain-containing protein → MNAADTWSQHAWGSYLVTDRGPVPQDRAWEAVLARVPLLSEREFDVFQLLAKGASNRTIAVRLAITERTAKAHVAQILAKLDVESRLQAGIVGFAWGTLSRGSGEPPRVLAPSGAALFGTPPDLQPTPDRHLGTGPHPPPSRSAAGRPVRKSLGENILRDL, encoded by the coding sequence ATGAACGCCGCAGACACCTGGAGCCAGCACGCCTGGGGCTCCTACCTCGTCACCGACCGGGGCCCCGTGCCCCAGGACCGCGCCTGGGAGGCCGTCCTGGCTCGTGTGCCGCTGCTGTCGGAACGCGAGTTCGACGTCTTCCAGCTCCTCGCGAAGGGGGCATCCAACCGGACCATTGCGGTCCGCCTCGCCATCACCGAACGCACCGCCAAGGCCCACGTGGCGCAGATCCTGGCGAAGCTGGACGTGGAGTCACGGCTCCAGGCCGGCATCGTCGGATTCGCCTGGGGGACCCTCAGCAGAGGGAGCGGCGAGCCGCCCAGAGTGCTCGCCCCCTCCGGAGCCGCCCTTTTCGGCACCCCGCCCGACCTGCAACCCACCCCCGACCGGCATCTCGGAACCGGGCCGCACCCGCCGCCGTCGCGCTCGGCGGCGGGAAGACCCGTACGGAAATCCCTGGGCGAGAACATCCTGCGGGACCTCTGA
- a CDS encoding 4'-phosphopantetheinyl transferase, translating into MVIADLLPPPVAAWESSQDHPEFVPHRAETASLLSSASRRRGEFGNGRYCAHRALERLGTPAGSIPVGERGAPSWPRSVVGSITHCRGYTAAAVARRGEIAALGIDAEPHLPLDAEVLEFVAGPEERAHVAELLAGRPEVRWDRLLFSAKESVYKAWFPATGRFLGFRQARVRFDAPAGTFSAEVPGAPAVPARLTGRWRVSGGVLVTALAVPAVPASPEGERE; encoded by the coding sequence GTGGTGATCGCGGACCTGCTGCCCCCGCCGGTGGCCGCCTGGGAGTCCTCGCAGGACCACCCGGAGTTCGTGCCCCACCGGGCCGAGACCGCCTCGCTGCTCAGCTCCGCCTCGCGGCGGCGCGGGGAGTTCGGCAACGGGCGGTACTGCGCGCACCGCGCCCTGGAACGGCTCGGTACGCCCGCCGGCTCGATCCCGGTGGGGGAGCGCGGGGCGCCGAGCTGGCCCCGTTCGGTGGTCGGCAGCATCACCCACTGCCGCGGCTACACGGCCGCCGCGGTGGCCCGGCGCGGTGAGATCGCCGCGCTGGGCATCGACGCCGAGCCGCACCTGCCGCTGGACGCCGAGGTGCTGGAGTTCGTCGCCGGGCCCGAGGAACGCGCGCACGTGGCGGAGCTGCTCGCCGGCCGGCCCGAAGTGCGCTGGGACCGGCTGCTGTTCAGCGCCAAGGAGAGCGTCTACAAGGCGTGGTTCCCGGCCACCGGGCGCTTCCTGGGCTTCCGGCAGGCCCGGGTCCGCTTCGATGCGCCGGCGGGGACCTTCTCCGCCGAGGTGCCCGGTGCACCTGCTGTGCCCGCCCGGCTCACGGGCCGCTGGCGGGTCTCGGGCGGCGTACTCGTCACCGCCCTCGCCGTACCGGCCGTGCCGGCCTCCCCGGAAGGAGAACGAGAGTAG